Proteins encoded in a region of the Lepeophtheirus salmonis chromosome 6, UVic_Lsal_1.4, whole genome shotgun sequence genome:
- the LOC121120672 gene encoding uncharacterized protein sll1735 yields MNFLPNHHSMSEHQQRPTMKSYLSILIIATTIIYSGVEGGSPHCRNDCNIVNVLSNYKEFSGLVASVKAAGLVETLLSQGPFTVFAPTDTVFQSLPLSTLIAVVSDQNVLKELLLRHVIPGEKILAQNIPEGTTTLATAAPGASITIVKQGGSVKVSTSSGSATVIHPNINADNGVIHVINGLI; encoded by the coding sequence ATGAATTTCCTTCCAAACCATCACTCAATGAGTGAACATCAACAAAGACCAACCATGAAATCCTATTTATCCATTCTTATCATTGCAACAACCATTATATACTCTGGAGTTGAAGGAGGAAGTCCTCACTGCAGAAACGACTGTAATATTGTCAATGTTCTGTCCAACTATAAAGAATTCTCTGGATTGGTTGCATCTGTCAAAGCAGCCGGACTCGTTGAAACATTATTGAGTCAAGGTCCATTCACTGTCTTTGCCCCAACTGACACTGTTTTTCAAAGTCTCCCTCTTTCTACATTGATTGCTGTGGTTTCGGATCAAAATGTTCTGAAGGAACTCCTTCTCCGTCACGTTATTCCAGGAGAAAAAATACTGGCTCAAAATATTCCTGAGGGAACAACAACCCTTGCTACAGCAGCTCCTGGAGCTAGTATTACGATCGTCAAACAAGGTGGTTCTGTTAAAGTATCTACTTCTTCTGGTTCTGCCACTGTAATTCATCCTAATATCAATGCTGATAATGGTGTAATCCATGTTATCAATGGCCTCATTTaa